From the genome of Longispora fulva:
CTGGCGTCTGCCGCGCCCGTGCATCTGACCGCCCCAGCTCCGTACTGGACTGGTCGTGTGCTTATTTATTGGGGTACATCTCCACGTACCAGTCGCCGGTCAGGTACCGGGCCTCGATGGTGATGGTGACCGGGGTGCCCGGCGGAATGTCGGGGACGGCGGGTCCCTCGTAGTCGTATCCTGGCCCTGACCTCAGGTCTCTGACGTGTCCGGAGGCTTTGTAGTCCCACCATGTCTGGGTCTGTGTCAGGGTGCCGTTGACGCTGAGGAGCAGTTGGCCGGGCGTCTGTGTGTGATATACGACCGTGAGATGGCCCCATGAGACGGTGGCGCTGGGGTTGTCCGCGGACAGGACGGTGTAGTTGAGCTCGGACGGCAGGCGCTTGTCCAGCGGTGTGAGGTGCGCGGGCCGGGCCGGTAGCGGGTATTGCTCGAACGGCACCGGCTCGGCGAGGGCGACGGCGACGTTGACGTCGGTCGGGACGGTCGCCGGGACCGGGTGCGTGCCGCCGTGTGCGTCGTAGGGCACCGGGTCGGTGAGGGTGACGGTGACCGGTACGCCGAGCCGGAGCTCGAGCGGGGCCAGCTCGGCCTGCGTGTACCACGTGTAGCCGTTGTCGGGTTCGTTGACGTTGCACGTCACGCCGTGCGGGGCCGGTTTGCCGTCGAACAAGACCGTGGAGAACGTCACGTGCAGGTCCTCCTTCTCCGGCCGGGTGCAGTGGAAGAAGAACCCGACGTCGAGGCTGGCCGGGACCCAGGTGAGCGTCACCGGCCCGGTCACCGTGCCCTTGCCCACAGCGACGACGTGGTAGCCCTCGTGGTACTCGGCGAACCCGCCGATCCGCCGTTCGGCCGGCGGCATCGACGTGTTCACCCGGGGTGCGACGAGCACCCCGAGCACCACGGCGAGCACCACCGCCGCGACCACCCCGACCACGGCCAGCCGCCGGCGCCGGTCGATGCGGCCCCGAACCGCGACGAGCCGCTGCGTGCCGGCCGGCTGCTCCGTCAGGTGCGGTTCGGGCAGCTCGCGCAGGGTCGGGTCGAGGCGGAGCTTGGCCAGCCCCTTCGCGGCGTAGTTCTTCACCGCCCCAGCTGACACGCCCAGGGTCTCGGCGATCTGCGCCTCGGACAGGTCCTCGAAGTACCGCAGTACCAGCACGGCCCGCTGCTGCCGGGGCAGACGGGTCAACGCCCGCCACACCTCGTCGCGGTCCTCGACCTCGCCCTGCGCACCAGACCAGGCCCGCTCCGGAAGCACCGCCGTCGGATGCTCAGCGGTCCACCTCCGCCGCCACCACGAGTTGAACGTGTTGACCAGCACCCGGCGCACGTACGGCTCCGGGTCCTCGTCGATCCGCCGCCACGCCGACCACGCCTTCACCAGCGCCGTCTGCACCAGATCCTCCGCCGCCGCGTGATCACGCGTCAGCAGCAACGCCAACCGCATCAGGCGCTGTGACCGCGTGATCACGAACTCGTCAAACCCCGTGCCGGCCGTCATCCCGCCGTGCCCTCCCTCGATCGGTGTGAACCTAGTACCCGATGGCGAGGCGATTCGGTTGGACGACCCGGCCAACAAATTTCCGGACCACTGTCGCGGGCCCGCCAAGATCATGAAATCGTTGTTTTCTTCCTGGAGGATTCGGCTACCCGAGAGCCCGGTCCAGAATTCAGCGCACTCGGAGACCAGCCCGCCTTGCGGCCTACAGACAAGGCTGGCCCGACAGCCGGGCGGCCTCGTTGTCTTGCCAGGGTCCAGGACGCTGTTCAGCGGCAGGGGTGGTCAGGCCTGGCGGGATGATAGACCGAGTCGAATGCCCGACCCCATGTTGGGAAACTGGCGGCCAACGTCGCCAGGGCTACGATCCACCGAACGCCCTGCTCTCCTCGCCGCGGGGCGTTAGAGTTCTCGCCGGCGCGCTGGGCGCACGGGGGAGGCGACCAATGACGGCGAAGGCACAGGACTGGGCGGCGTTACCCGGGGCGCAGGATCTGCGGGCCGCGTTCTCGCAGGCCGGGTGGCGCGAGGTGGTAACGGAGTCGACGGTCAAGGAGTACACCACCGTCATGCTCGACGGCTACGGCGAACACCCCGGCACAACGGTCCGAGGCAACTGGACCTGGCCAACCGACGACCCTTCAGCCGTCCGAACCAGCGGCATGGCACCACTTCCCGGAACTCGCAGCCTCGCGCCCACCACGGACATCGACACCGTCGCGGCCAGCGTCACTGGCTTCCCGCCACCACCGCCGGACGCCGACAAGCCTGCCTGATTGGGGCACCCAGAACAAGACCAACAAATCCTGGGCCACATGTCACCTGGTGACCCAGTTATTACCAATACCCCGTGTTGCGTTGACGGCATTCGTGGACCCCCTCGGATGCCCTCGGTCGGTCAGGGCGAAGGTACAGCGGCGCGATCCGCAGGGCTGGGAGGCAGCAGGATTACCCCAGGCGTGCCCATGTCCAGGCTGAAGATTGGCGGGACATCGTACCGGTGAGGTCTGGACAGGTCCACGGACCCGCCGGTGAATGTCGAACCGAGGAAGCCGACATCCGCGCCGGTGAAGGTCGCGCCGTGGAAGGCGACGAGGCCGCCGGAGAACGTCGCGGTGGAGAATCTGACAGAGCCGCCACCGAGGAACGCCGCTCCGTGGAACCCGACCAGACCGCTGGAGAACGTCGCGAATTGGAAGGTGACGTCGCCGCCGAGAAACGTCGCCCCGCTGAACGCGACAACGCTGCCGGAGAATGCCGCGCCGTTGAAGCCGACCTGGCCGCCGGCGAACATCGCACTGCTGAAATGGACGTGGCCACTGGCGAACGTCGCGCCGATAAAGCGGACCTCGCCACCAGAGAACCACGCGTGGGTGAAATTGACGTCGCCGCCGGAGAACTTCGCTCCGCTGAAATCGACGGTGCCGCCGGTGAACGTCGCGCCCTGGAAGTTGACGAAGCCGGGGGCGAACATCGCGCCCTGGAAGTCGACGAGGCCGCCGGAGAACGTGGCCTTTCTGAAGTCGCCACCGTCGAACGTCGCGCCGCTGAAGTCGAGGTCGTGGCCCTGCCAGGAGACGGCGGCGGTGTCGCGCAGGCGGGTGGTGATGGTGCGGATGATGGTGTGGCGGACCTGCCGCTCGGCGAGGGCGCTGTCGCGGCGGACCGTCCAGGCGTCGAGCTCGGCCACGCCGTCGGCGTCGACCGTGGTCTCGGCGGCGGAGGCGGCGTCGGGGTCGACCGGAGGGGTGTAGGGCATCCGCAGGTAGGAGCACAGCACGTCGATGCACGTCTGACGGCCCGCCGCCCAGTCATCGGCCAGGCCCGCCATGGCGTACACCCCGCCGAGCCGGACGGCGGACTTGTCCGAGCCCAGCTGCTCGCACGCCTTCGTGTAGCGCTCGTTGAACAGCTTCGTGTTCTCCCGCACCGAGTCGACCTCGCCGAAGCGTTGCTTGCGGTAGGCCACGACCAGGGCGACGACCGCCCCCACGCCGCCGGTCACCGTCAAAGCGACCTTCACCAGGTCCAGGCGATCCTTGGCCTCCAACGGCACCGCCGACAGGTCCGGGCTGCCGGACGTGAACCACAGCAGCCAGGTCGTGCCCGCGGCCACCACCACCGCCAGCCCCAACCACAGCGCAAGCTGCACACCGAACGACAACCTTGGCGCCGACGGCCCGGCCGACTTCTTACGCGCGAACATCATGATCGAGGTGTAGAGGCCCGACGGCCGATCCACAACCCCGGACCGCTGTCAGATCCCCGCCCCGGCCAGACCGGCGACCAGGTGTTGCTCAATGATCTTCAGTGGCCTTCTACCGTCTAAGGCGGGATGACCTGCTGAAACGAGGCTGCGAAAACTAGAAGAAGAGCCAGTCGATGCCGTCAATGATGGATGGATCCGATAGGACGAGTGAGTGGAACTTCTCATCCGTCCGCAAGTACTCGACGACGTATTCCTCTACTTTGGCCCTAATGTATTGGCGATCGGGGCCAGAGTAACTCGACACGCATCGAAGGAAGTTGAGTTCCTCTGCCAACTGGGCCTTGCTTCTTCGAACTCCGCCTGAATCAGGCGCAGTATCTCTCGCCTCGACCGACTTGAGTGCCTCCACAGCAAGTCTCCGATGCGGCCAATGGACCAAGGCTCCTCACTGTATCCCGCATCGATATCTCGACGCTCTCGATCCGCCGCGAATCTCAACAGGGACGCCGCGACAGACCCAGGGGTTGCCGGCACGATGTGGTCAGAAAATTGGATGGGCTCTTCTGACGAAAACCCGTCTTCTTCACTCATCATCATGACCTCGTTACACCGCAGGAGGCATCTGGACATACAAATTTCCATTGCTGTAGATATAGTGCTCACAGTACGGTAGCCCTTGAAGCTGAGCAGTAATTGATTGATCCAACGCTCCTTGGAAGCCGTACTTCGAGACAGCCACCGCGAATGTAGCAGCGTCCAGCACCAGCATCGCCGCGCCGAGCCCTCGGCCCACCGCTGGCGACGCGCGATCCTCGTGGATCGCACAGTGACGCCACTGTCCCAGCGTGATGACCAAACGTCGCTTCGGGGTGTTCGACGATGCTGCTGAAGGGCGGAACCGCGGAGGTCCCGTCTATGGGCTTAAATGAATAATTGGTCGGTACGTGTGGCACCGAGAGTAGAACGCTCAAGTCTCAGGGTGGCGGGGTCTCGATGCGTTCTGCAGTCAAGGCAGGTCAGGTTTGAGGGCCGAGCGCGTCGCGTAGCGCGGATCGGGCCTCGATCCCAAGTTTGCGGTAGGTGTTGGTCAGATGGACTTCGACGGTCCGCCTGGTGAGGAACAGGAGTTGGGCGATCTCCCGGTTGGTGGTCCCTTCGGCGGCCAGGGTCGCCACGCGTATCTCGCTGGCGGTGAGGGCGTCGCGGCCGGTGAGCATCGGGCGTCGCGGGCGCAGGCCCATCGCGCGTAGTTCCTCGACGGCGCGGGTGACGAGTCCGTCCGCTCCGCATCGCGCGGCGGCGTCCAGCGCCTGCCGGAGGGGGTCACCGGCCTTGGTGCGTCGTCCTGCGCGGCGCAGCGCTGCCCCGAACTCCACCAGAGTCTGTGCTCGGGCGTATTCGGTGTCGGCGAAGGTAACCGCCTCCTCCAGCAGCTCCAGTCCTTCCTGGCCGCCGGCGAGGAGTCCGCTGACCCGCAGGGCCGTGCACACCGGCTCGGCGGCTCCGAACCTGCGAGCCAGACGCAGGTTCTCGGCAGCCAGTTCGGCGGCCTCCTCTGCCCGGCCGAGGGCCCGGGCCGCGAGCGCGGCCTCGGCCCGCCACGGTGCGAACCCCGGGTTGAGGTAGCCCCGGCCGGTGAGGGTCGCCCCGCAGGCCGACAGGTCGACCAGCGCCTCGGCGGGCCGCAGTTGGCCCAGTCGCAGCCGGCCCCGGGCTATCAGGCCGAAATGGTTGATGAGGACCCCGAGCTCATGCCCGTCCTCCAGGCCGCCGGCTGCCATCGCCCACTGGGCCTCGTCCAGCCGGCCTCGGGCGGTGAGCGCGTTGACCAGGGTGGCCGCGGCCTCCGGGTTGGGGCGCCCGGTCGTCTCGTGCTCGGCGTCGACGGCGGCCCGGGCGTCGCCCTCGGCCTGGGTCAGCTGGCCGGCGTACAGGCACTTGTGGGAGCGCAGCATCATCATGAACTGGTACGCGGCGAGCGCGCCCAGGCGGCGGGCAACCCCCAGGCCCTGGTCGATCAGGTCGAGGGACTCCTGGTGCGCGCCTGAAATCGACAGGGCCCCGGCGGCCAGGCCGAGCAGCAGGGACTGCTCCCCGTCGGGTAGCGGGCCGGAGACCGCCAGCCGGGCGAGCCGGATCACCTCGGCAGCTGGCCGGTCTCCGGTCGCCGCGGCGGCGAAGGCCAGTGTGGCCAGAATGGTCCGGTCGACGGCCCGCTCGGGCGACAGCCCGGGTGCGATCCGGTCCAGAACTGCGATGATCGCGGCCGGTGGGCGCATGGTCAGCAGGCCCGCGCCTGCCAACGCGGCGACCAGGGGCAGGGGCACCTCGGCCGGATCGCGGTCGATGGCACGGTAGGCCAGCTCGAGGGCCTCGACGGTCTGGTCAGCCTGCCCGGCGCGCAACATCGCGAACCCGAAGTCCAGAGCCGTCCCGATCCGCTCCAGGGGCATGTCGGTGAGCTCCAGTGCCCGGCGGTATGCGGCAGCGGCCTCCTCGGGGCGGTGCGCCAGGCCCAGCGCCCGGCCCAGCTCGGCGTGCAGCGGCCCAGTGTCCGCCGATGCGGGCGGCTCGTTCAGTGCCCGGGTCAGGCATGCGGCGGCGGACTCGGGCGCTCCTTGGGCCAGCGCGGCGTGCGCGGCCGCGCGCAGGGTGTCTGCCACCCACGGGTCGGCGCCCGGCTCGGCCAGCAGCAGGTGCGGCGCGAGGGCCCCGGGGGCCTGGCCGTCTCCGGCCAGCATCCGGGCGGCCCGCTTGTGCTCGGCGGCCTGTAGCACCTCGCTGGAGTCGGCATACACGGCGGTGCGGACCAGCGGGTGGGTGAAGTCCAGAGGGCGGCCCGGGCCGACGATCGCCTCCCGGGCCAGCATGTCGGCCAGCTCGGCCGCCCGGTCGACGGCAAGCCCGGCGAACAGGGCGGCCTGGCGCAGATCGGCGGACGGGCCGAGCACGGCCAGCGC
Proteins encoded in this window:
- a CDS encoding AAA family ATPase — encoded protein: MALIERESDLAAIAARLADAAGGHGGVLLVEGPPGIGKTALLAAAGGHARALGVRVLGALGGELDHELPFGVVRQLFEPVLRSAIPTERAELTAGAAALARPVFGPEGAEFGSDPNLLGDVVHGLYWLCSNLAEAGPVLLVVDDVHWVDDASLRFLSHLARRIVDLPVLLLAAGRPGRLLDGFVGRALGGIRPDLLRLRALSPAGVGVLVRNDLAADAEEEFCAACARASGGNPFLLTEALHSLRADGARPVAAETWRLENLRPDTVSRAVLTRIARLGPQAQLLTRALAVLGPSADLRQAALFAGLAVDRAAELADMLAREAIVGPGRPLDFTHPLVRTAVYADSSEVLQAAEHKRAARMLAGDGQAPGALAPHLLLAEPGADPWVADTLRAAAHAALAQGAPESAAACLTRALNEPPASADTGPLHAELGRALGLAHRPEEAAAAYRRALELTDMPLERIGTALDFGFAMLRAGQADQTVEALELAYRAIDRDPAEVPLPLVAALAGAGLLTMRPPAAIIAVLDRIAPGLSPERAVDRTILATLAFAAAATGDRPAAEVIRLARLAVSGPLPDGEQSLLLGLAAGALSISGAHQESLDLIDQGLGVARRLGALAAYQFMMMLRSHKCLYAGQLTQAEGDARAAVDAEHETTGRPNPEAAATLVNALTARGRLDEAQWAMAAGGLEDGHELGVLINHFGLIARGRLRLGQLRPAEALVDLSACGATLTGRGYLNPGFAPWRAEAALAARALGRAEEAAELAAENLRLARRFGAAEPVCTALRVSGLLAGGQEGLELLEEAVTFADTEYARAQTLVEFGAALRRAGRRTKAGDPLRQALDAAARCGADGLVTRAVEELRAMGLRPRRPMLTGRDALTASEIRVATLAAEGTTNREIAQLLFLTRRTVEVHLTNTYRKLGIEARSALRDALGPQT
- a CDS encoding pentapeptide repeat-containing protein — translated: MMFARKKSAGPSAPRLSFGVQLALWLGLAVVVAAGTTWLLWFTSGSPDLSAVPLEAKDRLDLVKVALTVTGGVGAVVALVVAYRKQRFGEVDSVRENTKLFNERYTKACEQLGSDKSAVRLGGVYAMAGLADDWAAGRQTCIDVLCSYLRMPYTPPVDPDAASAAETTVDADGVAELDAWTVRRDSALAERQVRHTIIRTITTRLRDTAAVSWQGHDLDFSGATFDGGDFRKATFSGGLVDFQGAMFAPGFVNFQGATFTGGTVDFSGAKFSGGDVNFTHAWFSGGEVRFIGATFASGHVHFSSAMFAGGQVGFNGAAFSGSVVAFSGATFLGGDVTFQFATFSSGLVGFHGAAFLGGGSVRFSTATFSGGLVAFHGATFTGADVGFLGSTFTGGSVDLSRPHRYDVPPIFSLDMGTPGVILLPPSPADRAAVPSP
- a CDS encoding SigE family RNA polymerase sigma factor → MTAGTGFDEFVITRSQRLMRLALLLTRDHAAAEDLVQTALVKAWSAWRRIDEDPEPYVRRVLVNTFNSWWRRRWTAEHPTAVLPERAWSGAQGEVEDRDEVWRALTRLPRQQRAVLVLRYFEDLSEAQIAETLGVSAGAVKNYAAKGLAKLRLDPTLRELPEPHLTEQPAGTQRLVAVRGRIDRRRRLAVVGVVAAVVLAVVLGVLVAPRVNTSMPPAERRIGGFAEYHEGYHVVAVGKGTVTGPVTLTWVPASLDVGFFFHCTRPEKEDLHVTFSTVLFDGKPAPHGVTCNVNEPDNGYTWYTQAELAPLELRLGVPVTVTLTDPVPYDAHGGTHPVPATVPTDVNVAVALAEPVPFEQYPLPARPAHLTPLDKRLPSELNYTVLSADNPSATVSWGHLTVVYHTQTPGQLLLSVNGTLTQTQTWWDYKASGHVRDLRSGPGYDYEGPAVPDIPPGTPVTITIEARYLTGDWYVEMYPNK